In one Silene latifolia isolate original U9 population unplaced genomic scaffold, ASM4854445v1 scaffold_315, whole genome shotgun sequence genomic region, the following are encoded:
- the LOC141639255 gene encoding leucine-rich repeat extensin-like protein 6: MSIPFLPTLFSLLLLFSLPIPTHQQSNETIDFNPRLQNAYAALQAWKDAITSDPNNFTANWVGYNVCSYRGVYCAPSLDDPTVITVAGIDLNHASLSGTIPEEVGSLLTDLALLHLNSNHFLGPIPRTFTKLKLLFELDISNNNFCGEFPSVLFNLTSIKFLDVRFNHFDGAIPPEVFKLKLDALFLNNNNFTSYSPGSVGNSPVSVMVMGNNNLNRCFPPRISRMRKTLDEVILTNCGLTGCLPKDIGKLSKATVLDVSFNDLTGTLPESIGNMKLLEELDVGYNNFYGKIPSSICSLPKLQNFTYSHNFFCSEAPQCLKLKEKDDTFNCIPHKPLQRSPMECHAFLAYPPQCSSFTCNVTSPPPPSLPPSPIGY, translated from the coding sequence ATGTCCATACCCTTTTTACCAACATTATTTTCTCTCCTTCTCTTGTTCAGCCTTCCAATTCCCACACACCAACAATCAAACGAAACAATAGACTTCAATCCAAGACTCCAAAACGCATACGCAGCCCTTCAAGCATGGAAAGATGCTATTACCTCTGACCCGAATAACTTCACCGCAAATTGGGTAGGCTACAACGTATGCTCCTACAGAGGAGTTTATTGTGCACCCTCTCTCGACGACCCGACCGTCATCACCGTGGCAGGTATCGACCTTAACCACGCCTCCCTCTCCGGAACAATCCCTGAGGAAGTCGGCTCGTTGTTAACTGACTTGGCCTTACTTCATCTCAACTCGAACCACTTTCTAGGACCCATTCCTCGAACTTTTACTAAACTAAAACTTCTGTTTGAGCTTGATATTAGTAATAACAACTTTTGTGGGGAGTTTCCTTCTGTCTTATTCAACCTCACTTCTATTAAATTTCTCGACGTTCGATTTAACCATTTTGATGGTGCAATTCCACCCGAAGTTTTCAAATTAAAACTAGACGCATTATTTTTAAATAACAACAATTTCACTTCTTACTCTCCCGGAAGTGTCGGAAATTCTCCTGTATCCGTAATGGTAATGGGAAATAACAATCTTAATCGTTGTTTTCCGCCAAGAATTTCGAGAATGAGGAAAACATTGGACGAAGTTATTCTCACAAATTGTGGGTTAACAGGATGTTTGCCGAAAGATATAGGAAAATTGTCGAAAGCAACCGTTTTGGACGTAAGTTTTAACGATCTTACGGGTACATTACCTGAAAGTATCGGAAATATGAAACTATTGGAAGAACTTGACGTTGGTTATAATAATTTTTATGGGAAAATTCCTTCAAGtatttgtagtttgccaaaattgcAAAATTTCACGTATTCTCATAATTTCTTCTGTTCGGAGGCTCCGCAATGCTTGAAGTTGAAGGAAAAAGATGATACATTTAATTGTATTCCTCATAAACCTTTACAAAGGTCTCCAATGGAGTGTCACGCATTCCTTGCTTACCCACCGCAGTGTAGCTCCTTTACTTGTAATGTGACAAGTCCGCCACCGCCGTCGCTGCCACCATCGCCGATAGGTTATTGA
- the LOC141639251 gene encoding DNA (cytosine-5)-methyltransferase CMT2-like isoform X1 — translation MSTDPMNHRSSPRFTNLTGNANSTVCQNSVIKQTNNNNNSKKTRSSKASCLSFFIGDPIPDEEARLRWPYRYQNKRQRKNGGNSTAVDDDEDELVLDVRCHYSQAKILKCVFDIGDCAYVKGESRKKNFVGKIVEFFKTMDDEDYFRVQWFYRAEDTVIGDEAKPHDEKRLFLSDVMNDNPIDCLVSKVKIIQVPASVDLKPKSLSGFDFYYDMKYLVDYTTFSTVIDDGVGLSSCDSIKKIQEDCLSPNFWNFSSPKLHKAEMALLDLYSGCGGMSTGLCLGAKLSGIHLVTKWALDINKSACESLRLNHPNAQIRNEPAEDFLHLLKEWDKLCKRYAGEAGNKTRSSSRTQIKSKSQMQSRSKKRNSSDEYEVASLVDICYGDPNGNGDSGLHFKVRWDGYGPSDDTWELIEGLSNCQERVQEFVLKGYKNGLLPRPGDVDVICGGPPCQGISGYNRFRNVDNPLDDDRNRQIVVFMDIVEFLRPSYVLMENVCDILRFANAQLARYAIGRLVLLKYQASLGIMAAGCYGLPQFRLRVFLWGAHPNERLPQFPLPTHDVVLRYGAPSKFERNVVAYDEDQSRNLEKALVLEDAISDLPPVTNYEGRVEMSYRKPPQTEFQKYIRADKCEMIGTSRGTVHSRCVLYDHRPEQLSEDDYLRVSKIPHRKGANFRDLPGLIVGKDNVVRRDPTSDIRLPSGRQLVPDYAINFTEGKSLRPFARLWWDETVPTLLTRPDPHCQAILHPEQDRVLTIREYARLQGFPDYYTFSGSVKERYCQVGNAVAVSVARALGYTMAMAVQKLAGKGTLMTLPPKFSHTTAIEYFKSSSEEANASLENSPM, via the exons ATGTCGACTGATCCAATGAATCACCGAAGTTCTCCAAGATTTACTAATCTCACTGGAAATGCTAACTCGACTGTCTGTCAGAATTCCGTTATTAAAcagactaataataataataactccaAGAAAACTAGGAGCAGTAAAGCTTCTTGCCTTTCCTTCTTCATTGGTGATCCTATTCCTGATGAAGAAGCTCGCCTTCGATGGCCGTATCGCTACCAGAACAAG CGACAAAGAAAAAATGGTGGGAATTCAACCGCAGT tgatgatgatgaagacgagttgGTTTTGGATGTAAGATGCCATTATTCTCaagccaagattttgaagtgtgTTTTTGACATTGGCGACTGCGCATATGTAAAA GGTGAATCGAGGAAGAAGAACTTTGTTGGCaaaattgtcgagttctttaaaacCATGGATGACGAGGATTATTTTCGTGTTCAATGGTTTTATAGAGCTGAAGATACT GTTATAGGAGATGAAGCAAAGCCTCATGACGAAAAACGATTGTTCCTTTCGGATGTTATGAACGATAACCCGATAGATTGCCTTGTGTCAAAAGTCAAGATCATACAAGTACCTGCTAGT GTAGACTTAAAACCGAAATCTCTTTCCGGCTTTGACTTCTACTATGACATGAAATACTTGGTCGATTATACAACTTTTTCTACAGTTATTGATG ATGGAGTTGGCTTATCATCGTGTGATAGCATTAAAAAAATTCAGGAAGATTGTCTCAGTCCTAATTTCTGGAACTTTTCTAGCCCAAAGTTACATAAAGCTGAGATGGCATTATTAGATTTGTACTCAGGTTGTGGTGGAATGTCAACTGGATTATGCCTTGGGGCTAAACTTTCAGGCATTCATTTAGTTACA AAATGGGCTCTTGACATCAATAAATCTGCCTGTGAGAGCTTGAGATTGAATCACCCGAATGCACAA ATAAGGAATGAACCTGCGGAAGATTTCCTTCACTTGTTAAAAGAATGGGATAAACTTTGTAAACGGTATGCTGGTGAAGCAGGAAATAAGACAAGATCTTCATCTAGGACCCAGATAAAGTCAAAATCGCAAATGCAGTCTAGGAGTAAAAAAAGGAACTCGTCTGATGAATATGAGGTCGCCAGTCTTGTTGATATTTGCTATGGTGACCCTAATGGAAATGGTGATAGTGGACTTCATTTTAAG GTGCGTTGGGATGGTTATGGGCCAAGTGATGACACATGGGAGCTAATAGAAGGACTCAG TAACTGCCAGGAGCGTGTACAAGAATTTGTGCTAAAAGGATATAAAAATGGACTATTGCCACGCCCG GGGGATGTCGATGTGATTTGTGGTGGTCCACCATGCCAGGGGATTAGTGGCTATAACCGTTTCAGGAATGTTGATAACCCGTTAGATGATGACAGAAATCGCCAAATTGTGGTCTTTATGGATATTGTGGAGTTTCTCCGGCCATCTTATGTACTCATGGAAAATGTTTGTGACATTTTGAGGTTCGCTAATGCTCAGCTTGCAAGATATGCAATTGGTAGATTGGTTCTTTTAAAGTATCAAGCAAGTCTTGGAATCATGGCTGCTGGGTGTTACGGCCTTCCGCAATTCCGTTTACGCGTTTTCTTATGGGGAGCTCATCCTAATGAG AGATTACCACAATTTCCTCTTCCAACACATGATGTGGTGTTGAGGTACGGTGCACCATCAAAATTTGAG CGCAACGTTGTTGCTTATGATGAAGATCAATCACGAAACCTTGAAAAAGCCCTTGTTCTTGAAGATGCTATTTCTGATCTTCCACCA GTGACAAACTATGAAGGTCGGGTAGAAATGTCGTATAGAAAGCCCCCACAGACTGAGTTTCAAAAATATATTAGAGCAGATAAATGTG AGATGATAGGTACTTCTCGTGGCACCGTACATAGCAGATGTGTTCTCTATGATCATCGACCTGAGCAATTGTCAGAGGATGATTACTTGCGGGTTTCAAAGATTCCGCATAGAAAG GGAGCGAATTTCCGTGACTTGCCAGGTCTAATTGTTGGAAAAGACAATGTTGTTCGTAGAGATCCAACATCTGACATAAGATTGCCATCTGGGAGGCAATTG GTTCCTGATTATGCAATAAACTTTACGGAAGGGAAGTCTTTGAG ACCATTTGCTCGACTATGGTGGGATGAGACGGTGCCAACATTATTGACAAGGCCAGATCCTCACTGCCAG GCGATTTTGCATCCCGAACAAGACAGAGTTCTTACCATCCGAGAATATGCAAGATTACAAGGTTTCCCAGACTATTACACATTTTCTGGGAGCGTGAAGGAAAG GTACTGTCAAGTGGGAAACGCAGTTGCAGTTTCAGTTGCTAGAGCCTTAGGGTATACCATGGCTATGGCTGTCCAAAAGCTGGCTGGCAAGGGCACTCTAATGACTCTCCCGCCCAAGTTCTCTCACACCACAGCAATTGAATATTTTAAGTCTTCGAGTGAAGAGGCCAATGCTTCTTTGGAGAATTCTCCGATGTAA
- the LOC141639251 gene encoding DNA (cytosine-5)-methyltransferase CMT2-like isoform X2, whose amino-acid sequence MDDEDYFRVQWFYRAEDTVIGDEAKPHDEKRLFLSDVMNDNPIDCLVSKVKIIQVPASVDLKPKSLSGFDFYYDMKYLVDYTTFSTVIDDGVGLSSCDSIKKIQEDCLSPNFWNFSSPKLHKAEMALLDLYSGCGGMSTGLCLGAKLSGIHLVTKWALDINKSACESLRLNHPNAQIRNEPAEDFLHLLKEWDKLCKRYAGEAGNKTRSSSRTQIKSKSQMQSRSKKRNSSDEYEVASLVDICYGDPNGNGDSGLHFKVRWDGYGPSDDTWELIEGLSNCQERVQEFVLKGYKNGLLPRPGDVDVICGGPPCQGISGYNRFRNVDNPLDDDRNRQIVVFMDIVEFLRPSYVLMENVCDILRFANAQLARYAIGRLVLLKYQASLGIMAAGCYGLPQFRLRVFLWGAHPNERLPQFPLPTHDVVLRYGAPSKFERNVVAYDEDQSRNLEKALVLEDAISDLPPVTNYEGRVEMSYRKPPQTEFQKYIRADKCEMIGTSRGTVHSRCVLYDHRPEQLSEDDYLRVSKIPHRKGANFRDLPGLIVGKDNVVRRDPTSDIRLPSGRQLVPDYAINFTEGKSLRPFARLWWDETVPTLLTRPDPHCQAILHPEQDRVLTIREYARLQGFPDYYTFSGSVKERYCQVGNAVAVSVARALGYTMAMAVQKLAGKGTLMTLPPKFSHTTAIEYFKSSSEEANASLENSPM is encoded by the exons ATGGATGACGAGGATTATTTTCGTGTTCAATGGTTTTATAGAGCTGAAGATACT GTTATAGGAGATGAAGCAAAGCCTCATGACGAAAAACGATTGTTCCTTTCGGATGTTATGAACGATAACCCGATAGATTGCCTTGTGTCAAAAGTCAAGATCATACAAGTACCTGCTAGT GTAGACTTAAAACCGAAATCTCTTTCCGGCTTTGACTTCTACTATGACATGAAATACTTGGTCGATTATACAACTTTTTCTACAGTTATTGATG ATGGAGTTGGCTTATCATCGTGTGATAGCATTAAAAAAATTCAGGAAGATTGTCTCAGTCCTAATTTCTGGAACTTTTCTAGCCCAAAGTTACATAAAGCTGAGATGGCATTATTAGATTTGTACTCAGGTTGTGGTGGAATGTCAACTGGATTATGCCTTGGGGCTAAACTTTCAGGCATTCATTTAGTTACA AAATGGGCTCTTGACATCAATAAATCTGCCTGTGAGAGCTTGAGATTGAATCACCCGAATGCACAA ATAAGGAATGAACCTGCGGAAGATTTCCTTCACTTGTTAAAAGAATGGGATAAACTTTGTAAACGGTATGCTGGTGAAGCAGGAAATAAGACAAGATCTTCATCTAGGACCCAGATAAAGTCAAAATCGCAAATGCAGTCTAGGAGTAAAAAAAGGAACTCGTCTGATGAATATGAGGTCGCCAGTCTTGTTGATATTTGCTATGGTGACCCTAATGGAAATGGTGATAGTGGACTTCATTTTAAG GTGCGTTGGGATGGTTATGGGCCAAGTGATGACACATGGGAGCTAATAGAAGGACTCAG TAACTGCCAGGAGCGTGTACAAGAATTTGTGCTAAAAGGATATAAAAATGGACTATTGCCACGCCCG GGGGATGTCGATGTGATTTGTGGTGGTCCACCATGCCAGGGGATTAGTGGCTATAACCGTTTCAGGAATGTTGATAACCCGTTAGATGATGACAGAAATCGCCAAATTGTGGTCTTTATGGATATTGTGGAGTTTCTCCGGCCATCTTATGTACTCATGGAAAATGTTTGTGACATTTTGAGGTTCGCTAATGCTCAGCTTGCAAGATATGCAATTGGTAGATTGGTTCTTTTAAAGTATCAAGCAAGTCTTGGAATCATGGCTGCTGGGTGTTACGGCCTTCCGCAATTCCGTTTACGCGTTTTCTTATGGGGAGCTCATCCTAATGAG AGATTACCACAATTTCCTCTTCCAACACATGATGTGGTGTTGAGGTACGGTGCACCATCAAAATTTGAG CGCAACGTTGTTGCTTATGATGAAGATCAATCACGAAACCTTGAAAAAGCCCTTGTTCTTGAAGATGCTATTTCTGATCTTCCACCA GTGACAAACTATGAAGGTCGGGTAGAAATGTCGTATAGAAAGCCCCCACAGACTGAGTTTCAAAAATATATTAGAGCAGATAAATGTG AGATGATAGGTACTTCTCGTGGCACCGTACATAGCAGATGTGTTCTCTATGATCATCGACCTGAGCAATTGTCAGAGGATGATTACTTGCGGGTTTCAAAGATTCCGCATAGAAAG GGAGCGAATTTCCGTGACTTGCCAGGTCTAATTGTTGGAAAAGACAATGTTGTTCGTAGAGATCCAACATCTGACATAAGATTGCCATCTGGGAGGCAATTG GTTCCTGATTATGCAATAAACTTTACGGAAGGGAAGTCTTTGAG ACCATTTGCTCGACTATGGTGGGATGAGACGGTGCCAACATTATTGACAAGGCCAGATCCTCACTGCCAG GCGATTTTGCATCCCGAACAAGACAGAGTTCTTACCATCCGAGAATATGCAAGATTACAAGGTTTCCCAGACTATTACACATTTTCTGGGAGCGTGAAGGAAAG GTACTGTCAAGTGGGAAACGCAGTTGCAGTTTCAGTTGCTAGAGCCTTAGGGTATACCATGGCTATGGCTGTCCAAAAGCTGGCTGGCAAGGGCACTCTAATGACTCTCCCGCCCAAGTTCTCTCACACCACAGCAATTGAATATTTTAAGTCTTCGAGTGAAGAGGCCAATGCTTCTTTGGAGAATTCTCCGATGTAA